The Pseudoxanthomonas sp. Root65 sequence CTTGCGCGCGGCGGTTTCGTCCGAATAGGGGAAGTGGCGGCGGAAGCAGTAGCGGCAATTGATCGCGCAACTGCCGGTGGCCACCAGCAGGGCGCGGCCGCGGTATTTCTGCAGGACGCCAGTGCCGGTGCGGGCGGCGCCATCGCCCACCGCATCCAGGCCGTAGCCGGGGACCGGCCGCATCTCGTCGTCCAGCGGCAGCACCTGGCGCAGCAGCGGGTCGTGCGGATCGCCGTGACGCATGCGGGCCACGAAACCGCGCGGCACCCGCAACGGGAACTGCGCCGCCGCCGCGTCGGAGACCCGGCCGGCCAGCGCATCCAGCCCCAGCAGCGACAGCAGCTCGCGCGGATCGCGCACGGCGTCGCGCCAGGCCTGTTGCCAGCGCGGTGCGGCCAGGGAGGCGGGGTGTCGGGGGTCGGGGGCTGCGGTTATCATGTCGGGTCTGAAAACAAGCACCCGCCGGGTCCGGCGGGTTTCCGCATTCTATCCGGCCGGCCGCCCTGCGCGGCGGGTACGCCTCACCTCCAGGAGCAGCAGCATGGCCAGTTATGGCATGAACGACGTCAAGAACGGGATGAAGATCCTGATCAACAACGAGCCGGCGATCATCAGCGACACCGAGTACGTCAAGCCGGGCAAGGGCCAGGCCTTCACTCGCGTGAAGTACCGCCTCATCAAGAGCGGCCGCGTGCAGGAAATCACCATGAAGAGCACCGACTCGGTCGAGGCGGCGGACGTGGTGGACACCGACATGCAGTACCTCTACTCCGATGGCGAGTACTGGCACTTCATGCAGCAGGAGACCTTCGAGCAGGTGCAGGCCGACAAGGCCGGCATGGGCGGCGCCGAGAAGTGGCTCAAGGGTGAGGAAGACTGCGTAGTGACGCTGTGGAACGGCAATCCGATCCAGGTGACCCCGCCGAATTTCGTCGAGCTGCAGATCACCGAGACCGACCCGGGCGTGAAGGGCGACACCGCCGGTACCGGCGGCAAGCCGGCCACGCTGGAAACCGGCGCGGTGGTGCGGGTGCCGCTGTTCGTCGGCCAGGATGAAGTGATCAAGGTCGACACGCGCACCGGCGAATACGTCAGCCGCGTCAAGTGATGGAGCAGCTCGCGCTTTACCTGGGCGTCTGGGCCGCCGGCGTGTTGCTGGCCGGGCTGGGCGTGATGCTGTGCTGGAATGCCACCCTGCCGCGGCTGTTCCCGCAGGTGCCGCGGCTCGGCTACGGGCGGGCGCTGGCACTGATGCTGCTGTGCTGGCTGCTGTTCGGCGCCGGCGCTTTCGGCATCACCTACACCCTGGGCTTCGGGATCTGACCCTGCATGACCGACACTGCACCTGACCCCTGCGACCTGTTGATCGAAGCCGGCTATGTGGTGCCTGTCATCCCGCATGGCGTAGTGCTGGAACAGCATGCGGTGGCCGTCACCGGCGGCCGCATCGTCGCCATCCTGCCGGTGGCCGAGGCGCGCACGCGCTTCGCCCCGCGCGAGACCGTGTCGCGGCCGGAGGCGGCGCTGATTCCCGGCATGGTCAACGCGCATACGCACAACCCGATGACACTGCTGCGTGGCGTGGCCGACGACCTGCCGCTGAAGGTATGGCTGCAGGAGCACATCTGGCCGATCGAAGCGGCGGTGATCGGCCCCGATTTCGTCGCTGACGGCATCACCCTGGCGATCGCGGAGATGCTGCGTGGCGGCACCACCTGCGTCAACGAGAACTACTTCTTCCCGGACGTGCAGGCGGCGACCTACAAGCGGCACGGCTTCCGCGCGCGCGTCGGCCTGCCGGTGATCGACTTCCCGACAGCGTGGGCGTCGTCGGACGATGAATACTTCGAGAAAGCGGGCGAAGTGCACGATCAATGGCGCGACGACGCGCTGATCGCCACCGCCTTCGCCCCGCACGCGCCGTATACGGTCAACGACGCCAATTTCGAGCGCGTGCGCATGCTGTCCGACCAGCTCGACGTGCCGGTGCACCTGCATCTGCACGAGACCGCGCAGGAAGTGGAACAGTCGCTGGAGAAGCACGGACAGCGCCCGATCGCGCGGCTGGACCGGCTGGGCCTGTTCAACGACCGCCTGATCGCCATCCACATGACCCAGCTGACCGAGGCGGAAATCCATCTCTGCGCCGAACGCGGCGTCAGCGTGGTGCACTGCCCGGAATCCAACCTCAAGCTGGCCTCCGGCTTCTGCCCGGCCTGTGCGCTGGAACGTGCAGGCGTGACGCTGGCGGTCGGTACCGACGGCTGCGCCAGCAACAACGACCTGGACATGTTCAGCGAAACCCGCACGGCCGCGCTGCTGGCCAAGGCCGTGGCGCAGGACGCCGCCGCGCTGGATGCGTTCAGCGCGCTGCGTGCGGCTACGCTGGGTGGCGCGAAGGCGATCGGTTTCGACGACCGCGTCGGCTCCATCGAGCCGGGCAAGGACGCCGACCTGGTCTGCGTGGATCTGTCGGCACTGGAGACGCAACCGCTGCACTACGTGGTGTCGCAGCTGATCTATGCCACCGGCCGCCAGCAGGTCAGCGACGTGTGGATCGCCGGCAAGGCCAAGCTGCGCCAGCGCGTGCTGGTCGACATCGATATCGACGGCGTCATCGCCAATGCGCGGCAGTGGCGCGAGCGGATTGCCAGACTGGGCCGTTGAATCTACCGTCGTCATCCCGGCGAACGCCGGGATCCATGCTGATCTTCCCCTTGATGGGGATGACGAACGCAACGTCAACGTGGGTCCCAGCTTCCGCTGGGACGACGTAATGGCGTCCCATTGGGCCGGCCCGCTCTACAATGACGGGATGAAGACCCAGACTTCCCCCCTCGACGACAACTTCAACCAGGCCGAACTCGACAAGTTCGGCGCGCTGGCGAACCGCTGGTGGGACCCGGATGGCCCGCAGAAGGCGCTGCATGCGCTGAATCCCGTCCGCCTGCAGTACGTGCGCGACCGTGTCCGCCTGCCGGGCGCGGCGGTGCTGGACGTGGGCTGTGGTGGCGGCCTGCTGAGCGAGGCACTGGCGCGCGAGGGCGCGCAGGTCACCGCGATCGACCTGGCGCCGGAACTGGTGAAGATGGCGCGGTTGCACAAGCTGGAATCGGGCGTGCAGGTGGACTACCAGCTGCGTTCGGTCGAATCGCTGGCCGAGGAGCGGCCCGGCAGTTTCGACGTGGTCACCTGCATGGAGATGCTGGAGCACGTCCCCGATCCGGCCTCGATTATCCGCGCCTGCCACGCGCTGCTGAAACCGGGCGGGCAGTTGTTCCTGTCCACGCTGAACCGCACGCCCGCCGCATTCGCGCTGGCCATCGTCGGCGCGGAGTACCTCGCCCGCCTGCTGCCGAAGGGAACGCATCACTACCGGGAATTCATCCGGCCCTCGGAACTGGCCGCCTGGCTGCGTGATGCCGGCTTCCAGCTGCAGGACGTGACCGGCCTGGCCTACGAACCGTGGCGCCAGCGCGCGCGGCTGACCTCGCGCACCGACGTGAACTATCTCGCCAGCGCGGTGAAGCCATGACGGCGCCGGGCTTTCCGCGCGCTGCGTTGTTTGACCTGGACGGCACGCTGCTGGACAGCGCGCCGGACATGCTCGCCACGGCCAACCGCATGCGCGCCTCGCGCGATCTCGGCCCGATGACGCTTGACGTATTGCGCCCGCATGTGTCGAAGGGTGCACGCGCGATGCTGGCCGCCGCGTTTCCCGCAATGGAGCAGGCGCCTCGCGAAGCACTGGTGCCGGAGTTCCTGGCGATCTATCAGGAAGAACTCGGCCGCCACAGCGTGCTGTTCGACGGCGTGGCGGAGATGCTCGACGCGCTGGAGGCGGCGGGCAGCACCTGGGGCATCGTCACCAACAAGCCGGAATACCTGGCGCGCGACATCCTGCCGCAACTCGGCTGGGACACGCGCTGCGCCGTGCTGATCGGCGGCGACACCCTGGCCGAGAAGAAGCCGCATCCCTTGCCGCTGCAGGTCGCCGCCGAACGCATCGGCATGGCCATCGCCGACTGCGTGTACGTGGGCGACGACGAGCGCGACATCCAGGCGGCCCGTGCGGCCGGCATGCCGTCGATCGCGGCGTTGTGGGGGTACCGGCAGGCGCATGAGGAGCCGGCGGAATGGGGTGCAGATGTCCTGGCGGAA is a genomic window containing:
- the efp gene encoding elongation factor P, whose amino-acid sequence is MASYGMNDVKNGMKILINNEPAIISDTEYVKPGKGQAFTRVKYRLIKSGRVQEITMKSTDSVEAADVVDTDMQYLYSDGEYWHFMQQETFEQVQADKAGMGGAEKWLKGEEDCVVTLWNGNPIQVTPPNFVELQITETDPGVKGDTAGTGGKPATLETGAVVRVPLFVGQDEVIKVDTRTGEYVSRVK
- a CDS encoding TRZ/ATZ family hydrolase, whose translation is MTDTAPDPCDLLIEAGYVVPVIPHGVVLEQHAVAVTGGRIVAILPVAEARTRFAPRETVSRPEAALIPGMVNAHTHNPMTLLRGVADDLPLKVWLQEHIWPIEAAVIGPDFVADGITLAIAEMLRGGTTCVNENYFFPDVQAATYKRHGFRARVGLPVIDFPTAWASSDDEYFEKAGEVHDQWRDDALIATAFAPHAPYTVNDANFERVRMLSDQLDVPVHLHLHETAQEVEQSLEKHGQRPIARLDRLGLFNDRLIAIHMTQLTEAEIHLCAERGVSVVHCPESNLKLASGFCPACALERAGVTLAVGTDGCASNNDLDMFSETRTAALLAKAVAQDAAALDAFSALRAATLGGAKAIGFDDRVGSIEPGKDADLVCVDLSALETQPLHYVVSQLIYATGRQQVSDVWIAGKAKLRQRVLVDIDIDGVIANARQWRERIARLGR
- the ubiG gene encoding bifunctional 2-polyprenyl-6-hydroxyphenol methylase/3-demethylubiquinol 3-O-methyltransferase UbiG — encoded protein: MKTQTSPLDDNFNQAELDKFGALANRWWDPDGPQKALHALNPVRLQYVRDRVRLPGAAVLDVGCGGGLLSEALAREGAQVTAIDLAPELVKMARLHKLESGVQVDYQLRSVESLAEERPGSFDVVTCMEMLEHVPDPASIIRACHALLKPGGQLFLSTLNRTPAAFALAIVGAEYLARLLPKGTHHYREFIRPSELAAWLRDAGFQLQDVTGLAYEPWRQRARLTSRTDVNYLASAVKP
- a CDS encoding phosphoglycolate phosphatase, producing MTAPGFPRAALFDLDGTLLDSAPDMLATANRMRASRDLGPMTLDVLRPHVSKGARAMLAAAFPAMEQAPREALVPEFLAIYQEELGRHSVLFDGVAEMLDALEAAGSTWGIVTNKPEYLARDILPQLGWDTRCAVLIGGDTLAEKKPHPLPLQVAAERIGMAIADCVYVGDDERDIQAARAAGMPSIAALWGYRQAHEEPAEWGADVLAEWPAELAQTTAWPSTEFSVAAT